The following DNA comes from Microbacterium foliorum.
CCTGCTGTTCTGGGTCCCCGCTCGTTGAGCGAGCGGAGCCTTCCTCGGTCGTTGAGCGAGCGGAGCGGGACGAAACGTGAGATGTCATGTCAGACGAGTCCTTCAGCGAGGGGTCCCAGTGCGAGCACGGGGAAGTAGGTGAGTGCCGTGATGATGACCGTGACGGCGGCGAGGAGGCCGACGAACTGCGGTCGGTGCGTGGGCAGGGTTCCGGTGTTCTCCGGCACGCGCTGCTGCGCGGCGAAGGATCCGGCCAGGGCCAGCACGAGCACGATCGGAAGGAACCGGCCGAGCAGCATCGCGATGCCCAGTGCGGTGTTGAACCACGGGGTGTTCGCAGTGAGGCCGGCGAAGGCGGAGCCGTTGTTGTTCGACGCCGAGGTGAAGGCGTAGAGCACCTCGCTCATGCCGTGCACACCGGGGTTGAGGATGCTGGTCGCCTCGACGTCGGCGCGGATGCCGGGGATCGCGAAGCTCAGGGCCGTGCCGATCAGCACGAGCGTGGGCGTCACGAGGATGTAGAGGCTCGCGAGCTTGATCTCCTTCGGGCCGATGCGCTTGCCGAGGTACTCGGGGGTGCGCCCGACGAGCAGTCCACCGACGAACACCGCGATGATCGCGAGCACGAGCATGCCGTACAGGCCCGAGCCGACGCCGCCGGGCGCGACCTCGCCGAGCATCATGTTGAGCATCGGCATCATGCCACCGAGCGCCGTGTACGAGTCGTGCATCGAGTTGACGGCACCGGTCGAGGTCAGGGTGCTGGCGCTACCGAAGAGGGTCGAGCCGAGGATGCCGAAGCGCACCTCCTTGCCCTCCATGGCGGCGCCGGCGAGTTCGGGTGCTGAGCCTCGGCCGGCGAGCTCGAGGGCCGAGAGCGCGAAGGTCGAGACCAGGAAGATCGTGCCCATCACGGCGGCGATCGCGTAGCCCTGGCGGTTGTCGCCGATCATGCGACCGAACGTGCGGGGGAGTGAGAACGGGATCACGAGGATCAGCAGGATCTGCAGCAGGCTGGTCCATCCGGTCGGGTTCTCGAACGGATGCGCCGAGTTGGCGTTGAAGAAGCCGCCGCCGTTGGTGCCGAGCAGCTTGATGGCCTCCTGTGACGCGACCGGTCCGCCGGGAATGGTCTGCGTGCCGCCCGAGACCGTGGTCACATCGGTGAAGCCGGCGAAGTTCTGCACCACGCCGCCCGCGATCAGGGCGATGGCGGCGATCAGAGCGATCGGCAGCAGGATGCGTCCGAGCCCGCGGATCAGGTCGACCCAGAAGTTGCCGATCGTGGTCGAGCCGCGGCGCGAGAGGCCGCGGATCAGCGCGACCGCGACGGCCAGACCGACGGCGGCCGAGACGAAGTTCTGCACAGTGAGGCCCGCGAGCTGCACGGTGTAGCCCATGGTCTGCTCGGGCGAGTACGACTGCCAGTTGGTGTTCGCGACGAACGACGCCGCGGTGTTGAAGGCGAGCCCCTCGGGCACGGCCGGGAGTCCGAGCGACTGGGGCAGGAAGCCCTGCAGACGCTGCAGCCCGTAGACCAACAGCAGACCGACGATCGAGAACGCGAGCACGCTGCGGGCATACGCCCGCCAGGTCTGCTCGGATGCCGGGTCGACGCCGATCAGGCGGAAGATGCCCCGCTCGGCCTTCAGATCACGGGGAGTGCTGAAGACGCGCGCCATGTAGTCGCCGACAGGGCGGTAGAGCAGCACGAGGGCGACGACGAGCACGGCGGCTTGCAGGATGCCGAACCAGAGTTCGGTGCCGGCGCCCATCAGAACTTCTCCGGGGCGACGAGAGCCACCACGAGGTAGACGACGGCGGCCACGGCGAGGGCGGCGGCGATGATCTCGAAGACGATCACAGTCGTTCCACCCCCTTCGCAACCAGGGAGACGAGGGCGAACAGCGCGAGAGTCAGCGCGATGTAGATGATGTCGAGCACGAGACTCGATACAACTCCCGTGCAGACCGGAATATCGCGATCCTCACGCTTTGCCTACGGGGGCGTGCAGGATGCATGCGACTTGCTCACAACTCGGGGTCGTACGGACTTTTCTCGCGCCGCGTTGTCGCATCCGCTCGTCGCCGTTCGTGGTTCAGGTAGGAGGCGACCGGTTCAGGGGCCTCAGACATGAGAGGCGCGGTGACGACGTGTACAACGATCCGATGATGGCGAGTGTTCTCTACCGACTTGAGGCCGAAGAGGCGGAGCAGACCATCGAGCGGCGCCGCGTCGCCCTCGAGCACCCCGGCATGATCAGGCGGCCGTCACTGTGGGCTCGCGCTCGCCGCGTCTGGGAGGGCGCCCCTTCTCGCCGAAGCCTCGAAGGGGAATGATCGTGATGACGGCCGGTTCGCTGCAGGTCCCGCTCGTCCGACCGGATGGAGAGAGCACGCATGACTCGAGGGGGCGGCATCCAGGGGTCGCGGTGCGGAATGACGCGATGACGGCGGATGCCGGGCGGTCGCGTCGCGCTGATATCGATGAGCGAGTCGCCCACGTTTACCGCGAGGAGTGGGCGAGGATCGTCGCCGGGCTGACTCGGCGCTGCGGTGATCTCGGGCTCGCCGAAGAGATGGCCGCCGAGGCGTTCGCCTCCGCTGTCGAGCGGTGGCCGGGCGAGGGCGTGCCGCCGAATCCGGCTGGGTGGATCACCACCACGGCCTATCGCAAGGCCATCGATCGGCTGCGCCGGGAGTCGTTCCGCGACGCGAAGCAGCGGGAGGCGCTGATGCTGCAGGATCCCGAACCTCCCGAGCCGACCGGCGCCATCGATGACGACCGGCTGCGCCTGCTGTTCACGTGCTGTCACCCGGCCCTGTCGCTCGAAGGGCGCGTAGCTCTGACCCTTCGTGTGGTTGCCGGCCTCACGGTCGAGGGGATCGCGCGAGCCTTCCTGATGCAGGAATCCGCCGTGCGGCAGCGCATCACGCGGGCGAAGTCGAAGATCAAGACCGCGCGGATCCCCTATCAGGTTCCCGCGCCCGAAGACCTGCGCGTGCGCATCGACGGGGTGCTGGCCGTGCTCTATCTCGTGTTCAACGAGGGCTACTTCGCGTCCGGCCCCGACGTGCCGGCGCTGCGCACCGAGCTGACCACCGAGGCGATTCGGCTCACAAGACTCATCAGAGAGCTGCTGCCCGACGACGCAGAGGTCGCGGGGATCCTGGCACTGATGTTGCTCAGCGAGGCGCGCTCTCCGGCCAGGATCTCGACTGAAGGCGAGCTGGTGCGACTCGATGAGCAGGACCGCGGGCTGTGGAATCGTGAGCTGATCGACGAAGGCCTGTCGCTTCTCGCCCGACTGCGTGGCTCGGCACCCGGTCGTTACACTCTGCTCGCCGAGATCAACGCGGTGCATGCGTCCGCGGCGGATGCGGGGCGCACAGACTGGCAGCGCATCGTCGAGCTCTACGAGCAGTTGGAGCGCGTCGACCCGAGTCCGGTCGTCACTCTCGGCAGAGCCGTGGCGATCGCCGAGCGGGACTCGCCGGAGCGGGCTCTGGTCGTCGTCGAGTCGCTGCGCGATGTACTGGCGGACTTCCACGGCTTGCATGTGACCCGGGCCGAGCTGCTACGCGCAGCGGGCAGACCAGCGGATGCCGTGGACGCCTACGACCGCGCGATCTTGCTCGCGAGCAACGACGCCGAGATCGCCCACCTGACCCGGCGCCGCGACGAGATCGCGGTGCCACCGGTGCCCGGACCCTCCGGGACCATGACGAACGGAGAGAGCAGATGAGCAACAAGTACCTCGTGATCCACATGACCGACCCGACCGGCGAGACGATGCCGCGCGATGCCGACCAGCGTCTGCTCGGTGAGTGGGCGCAAGAGGGTGACGCGGCCGGACGGCTGGGCGACGGCGCACCCGTGGCCGGCCCCGAAGAGGCGAAGTCCGTGGCGGTGCGAGACGGCAAGGTGCTCGTCACCGACGGCCCGTTCCCCGAGTTCAAGGAGTGGTTCGCGGGGTATGACATCGTCACCGCCGAGTCGATCGACGAAGCAGCGAGCTTCATGGCGAAGCATCCGACCGCCGTGATGGGGAGGGTCTACATCCTGCCCGTGGTGAAGCTCCCCTGGGACGAGGACTGAGGCCGCGCTCGAACGCGCTCTGCGCAACTGAAATGCTGCTATACAGCTTTCCGGTGAAGACGCATTACCGTACAATGGGGTGATGTCTACCGCAGAGTTCCATGGTTATGTCGGCGTCCAGAGCCGAGGCCTCATCGCCCTGCCTGCCAGCGTCCGCGAGCGTCTGCATCTGAACGAGCCGGGGACGCAGCTTGAGGTGACCGAGCGTCCGGACGGAGTCGTGGAGCTTCGTGCGGCGGTGCCTGTTCCCGCCGACCAGGCGTGGTTCTGGACCGAGCGTTGGCAACAACGCGAGCGCGAAGTGGATGAACATGTGAGTGCCGGCCGGGTGGCGTCCTTCGCGAACGGGGATGCCTTCCTCGAGAGCCTCGATGCCGTCGAGTCGGAGCAGTGAAGTTCGAGACCACCCCGAGCTTCGATGGCGATGTGCGCAGGCTGAAGCCCGCTCATCTGGCCGAATTCAGGAAGGTTCTGCGAGAGAAGTTCATTCCCGCCTGCGACGCATACGCCGAGGCCCCATCCACTCCGTGGCCGGCATCACTGAGAGTGAAGTCCGTGCGATCAGCCCCGGGGATACTCGAGATGACATGGTCGTTCTCCTCGCCTGACGGTCGCGCCACGTTCGAGATCGTCACCGTCCAAGGTGAGCTGCGCATCCGTTGGCGTCGCGTCGGCGACCACGACGTCTTCAGGAACCCGTAGGCGACAGCTCAGCGAGGAAGCCGAGTGGTCTGCCGCTCGAGGCCCGTGTGCCGGTGGCAGTTGGCACCGCGCGTCTGAGCCGGACCCGGCACCAACCGCGACCGCAACCAGCATCGTCGGCACTGACTGCCACCGGAACGAACGCGCAGCGGCCCCACCGGATCTACACTCAGCGAGTGAGTGCGACGCGACGGCGGCTGGGAGCGGGGACGATCATCGTCCTGGCGCTCATCGCCGTGGCACTGGTCTGCATCGTCACGGGCGTTCTTCCGCCCTCGGATGCCGGGGCGCTCGGCGCCCGCATCGCGCCGGTGCTCGGGTTCGTCATCGCGATCACGATCGTCGCGGAGCTTGCCCGGGATGCCGCGGTGTTCGACGTCGTCGCACAGCGTCTGGCTCGGTGGGGGCAGGGGCGCGTCATCCTGCTCTGGTTGTCCGTCGTGGTGCTCGCCGTCATCAGCACGGTGTTCCTGTCGCTCGACACCACGGCGGTGATCGTGACGCCGGTCGTGGTCGTGCTCGCGCAGAGCGTCGGCATCCCGCCCCTGCCGTTCGCACTCGTCACGGTGTGGCTGGCGAACACGGCATCCCTCGCACTGCCCGTCTCGAACCTCACGAACCTGCTCGCGGCGCGGTCGATCGGTGACGACCCGCTCGCGTTCCTCGCGCTGAGCTGGGCGCCGACGCTCGTCGGGGTGCTCGTGCCCGTGGTGATCCTCACACTGCGACATCGGCGCACGCTCTTCGGCGGGTATCGCGCTCCGACCGGCGGAGACCCTTCCGACCGGGTGCTCTTCTGGGCGGCCTCCGGCATCCTGCTGCTCCTGATGCCCCTGCTCGCACTGACCCATGACGTGTGGATCCCTGCGACGGTCGCCGCGCTCGTGCTCATCGTCGTGTTCGGCATCCGGCGTCGTCATGTGCTCCGACTCTCGCTCGTGCCGGGGCAGGCGATCGGCCTGGCGGCGGCCCTGTTCGTCGTGGTCGAGACCGCGCACGCGAACGGCATCCTCGACTTCCTGTCGGTCCTCGCGACCAGCGGCCACGCGCCCGCAGAGCTGCTGCGTCTCTCGGCAGCGGGCGCGCTCGCTGCGAACGGGGTCAACAACCTGCCCGCCTACCTGATCCTCGAACCCACAGCCGGCGACCCGGTCGCGCTCATGGCACTGCTGATCGGGGTGAACCTCGGCCCGCTGATCACACCGTGGGCGTCGCTCGCCACGCTGCTCTGGCACCACAGAGTGGTGTCGCTGGGGGTCGAGATCCGCTGGGGCAGCCTGATGCTCTGGGGTGCGATCGTCGCCGTGCCGACGGTGCTGGTGGCCACGCTCGTGCTCACGTTCGTCGCTGGCTGAGACCGATCATTCCGGCGCCGGCCCCGGGTAGGGAAAAGGGCAGCGACTCAGGTCACGGGATCTGGGGGAGGTCCGCAGCACGACATGGGGAGTGTGTGCCGGGTGAGGGTCGCTGCCCTACGCCTCAACGCTACGCACATCACGTCCGATCTGGTGAAATTTCAGTGCCTGATGTATGGTGCGTCGGCATGACACCGGCATAAAGTGTGCCCGTGGGCGACATCAGCGCATCTCTGCCGATTCGGCCGCGGCAGCTGATCCGCGACCAGGTCTTCGCCACGCTCGCCGAAGAGATCATCTCTGGGCGCATGCAGCCCCTCGAAGAGATCCGCGACCAGGATCTGCAGGCCGAATACGGCGTCTCCCGCACGCCCATCCGCGAAGCCCTGAACCGCCTCGCCGACCTCGGGCTCATCGAAGTCAGCACCAACCGGTTCACTCGCGTCGCCCCGGTCGATCTCGACGCACAGGCCGACCGCGTCGAGACCGCCGTCGCGATGATCGGATACTGCGCGGTCAAAGCCGTGCCGACCTACACCGACGAGCAGGTCGCGTCGCTGCAGGAGCGCATCGACGGACTGCTCGCCGCCGGCCTCGCAGGAGCCTCCACCCGCGAAGGTCTCAGCCTCTGGTATGCGCTGTGGGGTGAGATCGTGCTGAGCGCCCACAACCAGACGATGATCGACATCCTCGACGGGCAGCTCGCCCTGCACCTGACCAGAACCGTGCCCGCGCAACCGGTCGCCGCCGAGCTCGTCGACTTCATGCGCACGGGTCTCGAGCAGCTGCGCGCGCTGTTCGAGCGACGAGATGGCATCGGCGTACGCGAGATCATCGAACCGCTGTTCCTGAGATCGACGATCGATCCGCTCCGCGCGGCGGCTGCGTTCGCCGCCGCATCCGCCTCCAGCGACCCGACACGCATCGGCCGATCACCCGGGGAATGACATGCCCGACCGGCGGATCGACAGACTGAACTCCACGCGACTGCTGGGAGGGGTCGAGCAGCCACTGCCTCTCATCACCTCGAGAGCGGATGCCGTCGTCGACTCACTCGCGCACTCGATCGAGTCGGGCGAACTGGCCCCCGGCGATCCCCTGTCGGTCACGGCCCTCGTGCAGCGCCTCAACGTCGCCGCCGGCACCGTGCGATCCGCCCTCGGCGCACTCGAGGCGATGCACCTGATCGACCACCGACTGAACAGGGCGTCGGTCGTCGTGACACCGACCCCCGCGTGGTTCGTCGCCGTCGCCGCCGAATGCTCGGGCCTGTCGATCGCGGCGGCCGACCTCGGAATCGCGCAGGCGACCGAGGCGCAGATCGCCGAGTTCGCCACGAGGGCGGCGACCGTCAGAGAGCTCTGGGAGACCGACGACAACGACCAGGCCGTCGGGGCAGAGGGACTGTGGGAGCTGCTCGACCTGCTCGCGGCGTTCTCGCGCAATCGATACCTGAGCACCCTGCACGCGTCGAAGAGACCGGCGCTGGTGCTCGGCATCCGCTCGCTCTGCCGACCTCGCAACCCCGCGATGCTGCGATCGGTCGTCGACGCGCTCGTCACCGCCGCGCGCGATCGCGACCGTCTCGAGGCGACCGACCTGGTGAGAGACCTCTACACCTTCGTGGTCGACGGAGTCACAGACCTCTGACCCGCTCCGGTCGCAGTCTGCGTCGCTCGGACGGACCCGAAGCGGCACGAACTGCGACTGGAACGTACGAGTGGCAGGGGCGAGGGCAGGCGCGAGATGGGCTCAGACGCGCCGCATCTCGGCCGCGAGTGCCGCGTTCGTCTCGTCGAACCGCCCGGTGATGTTGTCTCGCACCTCGGGAGACTTGTTCTGGCTCAGCTTGGCGCGCGCATCGAAGCGGTCGACACGCATCCTCAGGCCCACGGTGCCCTTCGCCGCGCGACGCGTGCCGGCCTCATCCTCCGACAGGCTGCGCCCGTGCGGGGTGCCCTTCTCGAAGTGGTCGGTGAGCTGCGCGAGCATGGCGTAGTTCTCCTCCTCGCTGAGGATCTCGGGTGTGCCGTAGAGGTGGGCCGTGACGTGGTTCCAGGTCGGCACCAGGTCTCCCGGCGCGTAGAGGCTGGGCGACACGTAGTCGTGCGGGCCCTGGATGATCACGAGCACTTCGTGGTCTCCCAGCTCGTGCAGCTGCTCGTCGGGGCGGCCGAAGTGACTCGCGATCACGATCTCGTGCTCGTCTTCGATCAGCAGCGCGGGATAGTGCGAGGCGACCAGTCCGGTGCTCGCGGGCGACACGAACGTGGCCCACGGGTTGCCGCGGATGAGGCGCTTCACCTCGTGTGGGTCGGTCATCAGGTAGCGGGGCGTGTGGCGCATGAGAAATCCTCTTTCAGGGGTTTGTGGCGGGTCGGGGACGGTTCAGACGAGTGCGCACCGCGAGAGCGGCGCACAGGATGACGGCTATGCCGCCCAGTGCGGTGGGCCAGCCGATCTGCTCGTGAAGAAGCAGTGCGGCCCAGGCGATGCTCATCACGGGCTGAACCAGCTGGATCTGGCTGACAGGGGCCATGGGCCCGATCGCGAGCCCGCGATACCAGGCGAAGAATCCGAGGAACATGCTGACCACGGCGAGGTAGGCGAAGGCGAGCCATTGCACGGGCGAGGCGGTCGGCGGGTCGGTGAACGCCGAAGCCAGGCTCAGCGCGAGCATCAGCGGCGCCGCGAGCACCAGCGCCCACGAGACGGTCTGCCATGAGCCGATCTCTCGCGCGAGCAGCCCGCCCTCGGCGTATCCGATGGCCGCCGCGAGCACCGCCCCGAACAGCAGCAGATCGGCCCAGTGGAGTTCGCCGAGACCGCCGTTCTGCAGCGACGCGAAGACGACAGCCGCGGCGGCACCCAGGGCGGCGAACCACCAGAACTCTCGTCCGGGATGCTCTCGAGTGCGCAGCACCACCATCACGGCGGTCGCTGCCGGCAGCAGGCCGATCACCACGGCGCCGTGGCTCGCGGGCGCAGCGGTCATCGCGAACGACGTCAGCAGGGGGAATCCCACGACCACGCCGCCGGCGACGATCGCGAGTCGCCACCACTGCGCCCTGGTGGGCGGATGCTGACGCGTCGCCGCCAGCGCCAGGGCGGCGAGTGCTGCGGCGACGACCGCGCGGCCGGATCCGATGAACAGCGGCGAGAGGCCGCCGACCGCGATGCGGGTGAAGGGGAGAGTGAAGGAGAAGGCAGTGACGCCGAGGAGACCCCACCAGAGTCCGGCGCGTGAGGATAGCGGTGTACGCGGCCGGACGATAACGCTACTCTGTTCCTTCATGAGTGAGGATAGCAGTGACCGGATCGTGGCCGGACTCCGTCGGTGGATCGCATCGGCTCCACCGGGCGCCCGCGTGCCGTCGAATCGTGCCCTCGTCGCCGAGTACGGTGCGAGTCCCGTCACCGTGCAGAGGGCCATGGCACGCTTGGCGCGACTGGGTCTGGTCGACTCGAGACCGGGGGCGGGCACGTTCGTGCGGGCGCAGCGACCGCCCCGCGCTGCGGACTACGGCTGGCAGACATCCGCCCTCGGGGCGCCTCCCGCCCGACTGGCCGGCCTCACCTCGACGCAGCGCACCGTCGCCCCCGATGCGATCGGCATGCACTCGGGGTACCCCGCCGTCGAGCTGCTTCCCGAGCGGCTCGTCCGCCAGGCGATCACCCGCGCGGCACGCACCTCCGCGGCGCTCACCCGCTCCCCGGCCGCCGGGCTGCCCGAACTCCAGGCGTGGTTCGCCGCCGAGCTCGCAGCATCCGCACCGGCAGACGTCACGCCGGCATCCGCGAGAGACGCCCTCGTGATCGCGGGCAGCCAGAGCGGGCTGAGCTCGATCTTCCGGGCCGTGGTCGGTGCAGGCCAGCCGCTGCTGATCGAATCGCCCACCTACTGGGGTGCGCTGCTCGCCGCTGAGCAGGCCGGGGTCGTCCTGGTGCCGATCCCCTCG
Coding sequences within:
- the kdpA gene encoding potassium-transporting ATPase subunit KdpA codes for the protein MGAGTELWFGILQAAVLVVALVLLYRPVGDYMARVFSTPRDLKAERGIFRLIGVDPASEQTWRAYARSVLAFSIVGLLLVYGLQRLQGFLPQSLGLPAVPEGLAFNTAASFVANTNWQSYSPEQTMGYTVQLAGLTVQNFVSAAVGLAVAVALIRGLSRRGSTTIGNFWVDLIRGLGRILLPIALIAAIALIAGGVVQNFAGFTDVTTVSGGTQTIPGGPVASQEAIKLLGTNGGGFFNANSAHPFENPTGWTSLLQILLILVIPFSLPRTFGRMIGDNRQGYAIAAVMGTIFLVSTFALSALELAGRGSAPELAGAAMEGKEVRFGILGSTLFGSASTLTSTGAVNSMHDSYTALGGMMPMLNMMLGEVAPGGVGSGLYGMLVLAIIAVFVGGLLVGRTPEYLGKRIGPKEIKLASLYILVTPTLVLIGTALSFAIPGIRADVEATSILNPGVHGMSEVLYAFTSASNNNGSAFAGLTANTPWFNTALGIAMLLGRFLPIVLVLALAGSFAAQQRVPENTGTLPTHRPQFVGLLAAVTVIITALTYFPVLALGPLAEGLV
- a CDS encoding potassium-transporting ATPase subunit F, producing the protein MIVFEIIAAALAVAAVVYLVVALVAPEKF
- a CDS encoding RNA polymerase sigma factor; protein product: MTAGSLQVPLVRPDGESTHDSRGRHPGVAVRNDAMTADAGRSRRADIDERVAHVYREEWARIVAGLTRRCGDLGLAEEMAAEAFASAVERWPGEGVPPNPAGWITTTAYRKAIDRLRRESFRDAKQREALMLQDPEPPEPTGAIDDDRLRLLFTCCHPALSLEGRVALTLRVVAGLTVEGIARAFLMQESAVRQRITRAKSKIKTARIPYQVPAPEDLRVRIDGVLAVLYLVFNEGYFASGPDVPALRTELTTEAIRLTRLIRELLPDDAEVAGILALMLLSEARSPARISTEGELVRLDEQDRGLWNRELIDEGLSLLARLRGSAPGRYTLLAEINAVHASAADAGRTDWQRIVELYEQLERVDPSPVVTLGRAVAIAERDSPERALVVVESLRDVLADFHGLHVTRAELLRAAGRPADAVDAYDRAILLASNDAEIAHLTRRRDEIAVPPVPGPSGTMTNGESR
- a CDS encoding YciI family protein, with translation MSNKYLVIHMTDPTGETMPRDADQRLLGEWAQEGDAAGRLGDGAPVAGPEEAKSVAVRDGKVLVTDGPFPEFKEWFAGYDIVTAESIDEAASFMAKHPTAVMGRVYILPVVKLPWDED
- a CDS encoding AbrB/MazE/SpoVT family DNA-binding domain-containing protein is translated as MSTAEFHGYVGVQSRGLIALPASVRERLHLNEPGTQLEVTERPDGVVELRAAVPVPADQAWFWTERWQQREREVDEHVSAGRVASFANGDAFLESLDAVESEQ
- a CDS encoding SLC13 family permease, encoding MSATRRRLGAGTIIVLALIAVALVCIVTGVLPPSDAGALGARIAPVLGFVIAITIVAELARDAAVFDVVAQRLARWGQGRVILLWLSVVVLAVISTVFLSLDTTAVIVTPVVVVLAQSVGIPPLPFALVTVWLANTASLALPVSNLTNLLAARSIGDDPLAFLALSWAPTLVGVLVPVVILTLRHRRTLFGGYRAPTGGDPSDRVLFWAASGILLLLMPLLALTHDVWIPATVAALVLIVVFGIRRRHVLRLSLVPGQAIGLAAALFVVVETAHANGILDFLSVLATSGHAPAELLRLSAAGALAANGVNNLPAYLILEPTAGDPVALMALLIGVNLGPLITPWASLATLLWHHRVVSLGVEIRWGSLMLWGAIVAVPTVLVATLVLTFVAG
- a CDS encoding GntR family transcriptional regulator; amino-acid sequence: MGDISASLPIRPRQLIRDQVFATLAEEIISGRMQPLEEIRDQDLQAEYGVSRTPIREALNRLADLGLIEVSTNRFTRVAPVDLDAQADRVETAVAMIGYCAVKAVPTYTDEQVASLQERIDGLLAAGLAGASTREGLSLWYALWGEIVLSAHNQTMIDILDGQLALHLTRTVPAQPVAAELVDFMRTGLEQLRALFERRDGIGVREIIEPLFLRSTIDPLRAAAAFAAASASSDPTRIGRSPGE
- a CDS encoding GntR family transcriptional regulator, whose protein sequence is MPDRRIDRLNSTRLLGGVEQPLPLITSRADAVVDSLAHSIESGELAPGDPLSVTALVQRLNVAAGTVRSALGALEAMHLIDHRLNRASVVVTPTPAWFVAVAAECSGLSIAAADLGIAQATEAQIAEFATRAATVRELWETDDNDQAVGAEGLWELLDLLAAFSRNRYLSTLHASKRPALVLGIRSLCRPRNPAMLRSVVDALVTAARDRDRLEATDLVRDLYTFVVDGVTDL
- a CDS encoding FMN-binding negative transcriptional regulator, whose protein sequence is MRHTPRYLMTDPHEVKRLIRGNPWATFVSPASTGLVASHYPALLIEDEHEIVIASHFGRPDEQLHELGDHEVLVIIQGPHDYVSPSLYAPGDLVPTWNHVTAHLYGTPEILSEEENYAMLAQLTDHFEKGTPHGRSLSEDEAGTRRAAKGTVGLRMRVDRFDARAKLSQNKSPEVRDNITGRFDETNAALAAEMRRV
- a CDS encoding DMT family transporter, which produces MKEQSSVIVRPRTPLSSRAGLWWGLLGVTAFSFTLPFTRIAVGGLSPLFIGSGRAVVAAALAALALAATRQHPPTRAQWWRLAIVAGGVVVGFPLLTSFAMTAAPASHGAVVIGLLPAATAVMVVLRTREHPGREFWWFAALGAAAAVVFASLQNGGLGELHWADLLLFGAVLAAAIGYAEGGLLAREIGSWQTVSWALVLAAPLMLALSLASAFTDPPTASPVQWLAFAYLAVVSMFLGFFAWYRGLAIGPMAPVSQIQLVQPVMSIAWAALLLHEQIGWPTALGGIAVILCAALAVRTRLNRPRPATNP